In Meiothermus ruber DSM 1279, the following proteins share a genomic window:
- a CDS encoding winged helix-turn-helix transcriptional regulator: protein MAKAIAPETTEVDHSFCPVYEAINVLQEKWTLHIIRSLLDGSKGFNELSRAVGGCNPATLAQRVEKLEHLGIISKTIHSTMPPRTSYALTEAGQALQAVIEAIDRWGRQYLPKPPER from the coding sequence ATGGCTAAAGCCATTGCCCCGGAAACCACCGAAGTAGACCACAGCTTTTGCCCTGTATACGAAGCCATCAACGTACTGCAGGAGAAGTGGACGCTACACATTATTCGCAGCTTATTGGATGGTTCGAAAGGCTTTAACGAGCTTTCCAGGGCCGTGGGCGGCTGCAACCCGGCCACCCTGGCCCAGCGCGTGGAGAAGCTTGAGCACCTGGGTATCATCTCCAAAACAATTCACTCCACCATGCCCCCGCGCACCAGCTATGCCTTGACGGAGGCGGGGCAGGCCCTACAGGCGGTAATCGAGGCCATAGATCGCTGGGGCCGGCAGTACCTTCCCAAACCACCCGAGCGATAA
- a CDS encoding YceI family protein translates to MRLLIRSMSRIKLEEKHMNWNLDSSHTTVAFAVKHMGFFTVRGQFKKVAGTVTTNEQGVPSQISVSIEAASIETGEAQRDAHLRSPDFLDAEQYPQIRFESSQVEALGQNRYKIHGNLTIRDTTRPVTLEAEVSPAIKDPWGLTRIGATATGVINRKDWGLTWNQVLEFGALLVGEEVKLNIEVEAVAAQAEAAA, encoded by the coding sequence ATGCGCTTGTTGATCCGAAGCATGAGCCGGATCAAGCTGGAGGAGAAGCACATGAATTGGAACCTGGACAGCAGTCATACCACCGTGGCCTTTGCCGTAAAGCACATGGGCTTCTTTACTGTGCGCGGCCAGTTCAAAAAAGTGGCCGGTACCGTTACGACCAACGAGCAGGGGGTGCCAAGCCAGATTAGCGTTTCGATTGAGGCCGCCAGCATCGAGACGGGCGAGGCCCAGCGGGACGCTCACCTGCGTTCGCCCGACTTTCTAGATGCCGAGCAGTATCCTCAAATACGCTTTGAGAGCAGCCAGGTTGAAGCCCTGGGGCAGAACAGATACAAGATTCACGGCAACCTGACCATCCGGGACACCACCCGTCCAGTGACCCTCGAGGCCGAGGTAAGCCCTGCCATCAAAGACCCCTGGGGCCTCACCCGTATTGGGGCAACGGCCACGGGTGTGATTAACCGCAAGGACTGGGGGCTCACCTGGAACCAGGTGCTCGAGTTTGGCGCTTTGCTGGTAGGCGAAGAGGTAAAACTCAACATCGAGGTCGAGGCGGTTGCGGCGCAGGCCGAAGCAGCGGCCTAA